From the Nodularia sp. NIES-3585 genome, one window contains:
- a CDS encoding transporter substrate-binding domain-containing protein translates to MNYRCNRWLKFNQLHLVLSATIFCVFCFSWGFMASAAQIPEIQRRGYLTIAVKDNLRPLGFRDADGNLQGLEIDLAKRLALDLLGKADAVKFQPVANRDRLSVVLNNKVDLAIARVTATESRARLVSFSVPYYFDGAVIVTKDASVRQLSDLANRKIAVIKNSSTIAQVRYYVPKAELVGVNSYQEGRSLTENNTVVAFAADASVLSGWVQEYPQYRLLPTKLSTEPLSVVMPKGLQYDQLRRQVNEAIAQYTAEGWLKERVKYWGLPSQSP, encoded by the coding sequence ATGAATTACCGATGTAACAGATGGCTAAAATTTAATCAGTTACATCTGGTATTATCCGCTACCATCTTTTGTGTTTTTTGTTTTTCTTGGGGATTTATGGCATCTGCCGCCCAAATTCCCGAAATTCAGCGACGAGGTTATTTAACTATTGCCGTTAAAGATAACTTACGTCCCTTGGGATTTAGAGATGCTGACGGTAATTTACAAGGCTTAGAAATTGACTTGGCAAAGCGTCTGGCGTTGGACTTGTTAGGGAAAGCGGATGCTGTAAAATTCCAACCAGTAGCCAACCGCGATCGCTTGTCTGTAGTCTTAAACAATAAAGTTGATTTAGCGATCGCCAGGGTAACAGCCACCGAGTCCCGCGCCCGGTTAGTAAGTTTCAGTGTTCCTTACTACTTTGATGGCGCTGTTATAGTCACAAAAGATGCCTCTGTACGCCAGCTAAGTGATTTAGCAAACCGCAAAATCGCCGTAATCAAGAACTCCAGCACAATTGCCCAAGTGCGGTACTATGTGCCAAAAGCCGAGTTAGTGGGAGTTAATTCATATCAAGAAGGGCGATCGCTGACAGAAAATAATACAGTAGTAGCATTTGCTGCCGATGCCAGTGTTCTGAGTGGTTGGGTGCAAGAATATCCCCAATATCGGCTTTTACCCACAAAGTTATCAACTGAACCCTTGTCTGTAGTCATGCCCAAAGGATTGCAGTACGATCAGTTAAGACGACAAGTCAATGAAGCGATCGCTCAATATACAGCAGAAGGTTGGCTAAAAGAACGTGTAAAATATTGGGGCTTACCCTCACAGAGTCCATAA
- a CDS encoding tetratricopeptide repeat protein encodes MDKNLVIIYLSIFVGLLSFAVVNVFRQIFKTRRRESALARLRKKLETEKGTAQEYYELASIFSEKQVFSQAIVLFQKAIKAAEEEEEEDSAPIYNGLGYVYFSQEQYDLAIRQYKEALKRKPDYVTALNNLGHAYEKKKLTTQALQMYEEALKFAPNNTIAKRRAESLRRLVSV; translated from the coding sequence ATGGATAAAAATTTAGTCATTATTTATCTCTCAATATTTGTAGGTCTGCTTTCATTCGCAGTTGTGAATGTCTTCCGTCAAATTTTCAAAACTCGCAGGCGTGAAAGTGCCTTAGCAAGGTTACGCAAGAAATTGGAGACAGAAAAAGGTACGGCACAAGAATATTACGAGTTAGCCAGTATTTTTTCAGAGAAACAAGTATTTTCCCAGGCAATAGTGCTATTTCAAAAAGCCATCAAAGCCGCAGAAGAAGAAGAAGAAGAAGATAGCGCCCCTATTTATAACGGACTAGGGTATGTTTACTTTAGCCAAGAGCAATATGACTTAGCAATTCGCCAGTATAAAGAAGCTTTAAAACGTAAACCAGACTACGTGACAGCACTGAATAACCTGGGACACGCCTACGAAAAGAAAAAATTAACCACTCAGGCGTTACAAATGTATGAAGAAGCACTAAAATTCGCCCCCAATAATACCATTGCCAAGCGCCGGGCTGAATCATTACGACGCTTGGTGTCTGTCTAA
- the ureE gene encoding urease accessory protein UreE, producing MLTLTQRQPPNPDVAVTFTLALTAEERTRSRHRFETEDGKIVFLRLPRGTLLRDGDILQDQTNSSLIRITAKPETVLTVFAQTPLLLMRAAYHLGNRHVPVEITSNYLRLLPDSVLRTMLEQLGLEITEEILPFQPELGAYGHHHPH from the coding sequence ATGCTGACTTTAACCCAACGTCAACCGCCTAATCCTGATGTCGCCGTCACTTTCACCCTAGCACTCACAGCAGAAGAACGCACCCGCAGTCGTCATCGCTTTGAAACCGAAGATGGCAAAATTGTATTTTTGCGTTTACCTAGAGGAACATTACTGCGAGATGGCGATATTTTACAAGACCAGACCAATAGCAGTTTAATTAGAATTACTGCCAAACCAGAAACAGTGTTAACGGTTTTTGCTCAAACACCGCTTTTGTTAATGCGCGCAGCATACCATTTGGGAAATCGCCACGTACCCGTAGAAATTACCTCTAACTATTTACGCTTATTACCAGATTCAGTTTTACGCACAATGCTGGAACAACTAGGGCTAGAAATTACAGAAGAAATCTTACCATTTCAGCCAGAATTAGGCGCTTATGGACACCATCACCCTCACTGA
- a CDS encoding urease accessory protein UreF, with translation MDTITLTDTNLLYILQLASSGLPVGAYSYSEGLEMLVEKGIISDQASLKHWLESELHYGAIRLDGAVMVRAEQSASMGNNSALSHWNMWLSAARETQELRASSWQMGRSLTQLLGKLQPEIIPLVNAVGNPCNYAIAFGIAVAHWQINIKGALLAYLHSWATNLITAGVKLIPLGQTAGQELLLELQPLISTAVGEILALEDDELSCCSWGLSLASMQHESQYTRLFRS, from the coding sequence ATGGACACCATCACCCTCACTGATACCAATCTTTTATACATATTGCAGTTAGCTAGTTCAGGGTTGCCTGTGGGAGCATATAGCTATTCTGAAGGCTTAGAAATGCTGGTGGAAAAGGGCATCATTTCCGATCAAGCCAGCCTCAAACATTGGTTAGAGTCCGAATTACATTATGGGGCAATTCGGTTAGATGGTGCAGTGATGGTACGAGCCGAACAATCGGCAAGTATGGGCAATAATTCAGCTTTATCTCATTGGAATATGTGGTTATCTGCTGCTAGAGAAACCCAAGAATTACGCGCATCTAGTTGGCAAATGGGGCGATCTCTTACCCAATTACTTGGTAAACTACAACCAGAGATTATACCTTTAGTCAATGCAGTGGGTAATCCTTGCAATTATGCGATCGCCTTTGGTATTGCTGTCGCTCATTGGCAAATTAATATTAAAGGTGCTTTACTAGCATATCTGCATAGTTGGGCAACTAACTTGATTACTGCTGGAGTCAAACTCATTCCCCTTGGTCAAACCGCAGGACAAGAGTTATTGCTAGAGTTACAACCATTAATTAGCACTGCTGTAGGGGAAATACTAGCTTTGGAGGATGACGAACTCAGTTGTTGTAGTTGGGGTTTGTCGTTAGCCAGTATGCAGCACGAAAGCCAGTATACTCGGTTATTTAGGAGTTAG
- the ureG gene encoding urease accessory protein UreG, protein MSALRVGVAGPVGSGKTALVDALCKALRKQYQIAVVTNDIYTQEDAQFLVRSQALTSDRILGVETGGCPHTAIREDASMNLAAIEQLENQFLDLDVVFLESGGDNLAATFSPELVDLTIYVIDVAAGDKIPRKGGPGITKSDLLVINKIDLAPYVGADLDVMKRDTQKMRGEKPFLFTNLKTQQGLADLIKFVDLHI, encoded by the coding sequence ATGAGTGCATTACGTGTTGGGGTAGCTGGCCCAGTGGGTTCAGGAAAGACAGCTTTAGTGGATGCTTTGTGTAAAGCTTTGCGTAAGCAGTATCAGATTGCTGTAGTGACCAATGATATTTACACCCAAGAGGATGCTCAGTTTTTGGTGCGTTCTCAAGCCTTGACAAGCGATCGCATTTTGGGAGTGGAAACTGGCGGTTGTCCCCACACAGCTATTCGCGAAGATGCTTCCATGAATTTGGCTGCTATTGAACAATTAGAAAATCAATTTCTTGATTTAGATGTAGTGTTCTTGGAAAGTGGCGGCGATAATTTAGCAGCTACCTTTAGTCCCGAATTGGTAGATTTAACAATTTATGTCATAGATGTGGCGGCTGGTGATAAGATACCCCGTAAAGGTGGCCCCGGTATCACTAAATCTGACTTGCTGGTGATTAATAAAATTGACCTTGCACCCTATGTTGGTGCAGATTTAGATGTAATGAAACGGGATACGCAGAAAATGCGCGGTGAAAAACCTTTTCTTTTTACAAATTTGAAGACTCAACAAGGGCTGGCAGATTTGATTAAATTTGTGGACTTACACATATAG
- a CDS encoding RNA-guided endonuclease TnpB family protein yields MLVFEFKAYGKSAQFTAVDEAIRTAKFIRNSCIRLWMDVKATGKNDLQKYCAVLAANFPFANELNSMARQASAERAWSSISRFYENCNSGIAGSKGYPQFQKDCRSVEYKTSGWKLADDCKSITFIDKKGIGRLKLKGTRNLHFYQINQIKRVRLVKRADGVYVQFCVNVKRSESIEPTGNTIGLDVGIKEYYTDSDGTMVENPKFLRVGEKALRRSQRRVSRKVKGSSNRGKARQILGKRHLKISRQRKDHAVKLARCVVQSNDLIAYEDLRIKNLVKNHCLAKSINDASWYQFRVWVEYFGKVFKRVTVAVNPQYSSQECSSCGEVVKKTLSTRTHVCKCGCVMDRDENAARIILSRGLGTVGHTGTFALDASNALGDESSTQSGVSLVEQVMS; encoded by the coding sequence ATGCTTGTCTTTGAGTTTAAGGCTTATGGAAAGTCAGCGCAATTCACAGCAGTAGATGAAGCAATTCGTACTGCCAAGTTCATTCGGAATAGTTGTATTCGGCTATGGATGGATGTTAAAGCTACGGGTAAAAACGACTTACAGAAATACTGTGCTGTACTTGCAGCTAACTTTCCTTTTGCTAATGAACTTAATTCAATGGCTCGTCAAGCTTCTGCTGAACGAGCTTGGTCTTCTATCTCTAGGTTTTATGAAAACTGCAATTCGGGTATTGCGGGTTCAAAGGGATATCCTCAATTCCAAAAAGACTGTCGTTCTGTTGAATACAAAACATCAGGATGGAAGCTTGCAGATGACTGTAAATCCATAACTTTCATCGACAAGAAAGGCATTGGTCGCTTAAAACTTAAAGGTACTCGTAATTTGCACTTCTATCAAATCAACCAGATTAAACGGGTGAGATTGGTAAAACGTGCAGATGGTGTGTATGTTCAGTTTTGCGTTAATGTAAAGCGTTCCGAGAGCATAGAGCCTACGGGTAATACAATTGGGTTAGATGTTGGGATCAAAGAATACTACACCGATTCTGATGGCACAATGGTTGAAAACCCTAAGTTTCTTCGTGTTGGTGAAAAAGCTCTCAGACGCTCACAGCGACGAGTTTCCAGAAAGGTAAAAGGTTCAAGCAATAGAGGCAAAGCTAGACAGATTTTAGGAAAACGCCACCTCAAAATAAGTAGGCAACGTAAAGACCATGCTGTGAAATTGGCACGGTGCGTAGTTCAGTCCAACGACTTGATAGCCTATGAAGATTTGAGAATTAAAAATCTGGTGAAAAATCATTGTTTAGCTAAGTCTATTAATGACGCATCTTGGTATCAGTTCCGTGTCTGGGTTGAATATTTTGGTAAGGTATTTAAACGAGTCACTGTTGCGGTTAACCCGCAATACAGTAGCCAAGAATGCTCTAGCTGCGGTGAAGTTGTGAAGAAAACACTATCAACTAGGACACACGTTTGTAAATGTGGCTGTGTGATGGATAGGGATGAAAACGCAGCTAGGATAATCCTTAGTCGAGGATTGGGTACGGTAGGGCATACCGGAACCTTTGCACTAGATGCAAGCAACGCTTTAGGAGATGAGTCCTCTACTCAATCTGGCGTAAGCCTGGTTGAGCAAGTCATGTCTTAG
- a CDS encoding sporulation/spore germination protein: MTNKKCFLPFIVVAIAASISSCSSTPTPNFTSIESGTPDPTTTPRADPETSDATSQVPTSQNITVTLYTIDIQCQELIPQQVSVPATAPVTGAVAKIIEEQETADFDLSAYRVKVQNGIATVDLRLSPLSKRQLVSLSSCEQFALFGSLRKTLMSNSEWNIKEVHFTEQGKQVVL; this comes from the coding sequence ATGACCAACAAAAAGTGTTTTTTACCATTTATAGTAGTAGCGATCGCAGCTAGCATCAGCAGTTGTAGTTCTACCCCTACTCCTAATTTCACCAGTATTGAGAGTGGAACACCAGATCCTACGACCACACCAAGGGCAGATCCAGAAACATCTGATGCAACTTCTCAAGTTCCTACAAGCCAGAATATTACTGTAACTTTATATACAATTGATATCCAATGTCAAGAATTAATTCCACAACAAGTTTCTGTACCAGCCACTGCACCTGTAACAGGTGCAGTGGCTAAAATTATCGAAGAACAAGAAACAGCTGACTTTGACTTGTCTGCTTATCGTGTCAAAGTTCAAAATGGCATCGCTACAGTTGATTTACGACTATCTCCTTTATCAAAGCGGCAGTTAGTTTCTCTTTCTAGTTGTGAACAGTTTGCTCTATTTGGGAGTCTCCGCAAAACTTTAATGAGTAATTCTGAATGGAATATTAAAGAAGTTCACTTCACTGAGCAAGGGAAACAAGTAGTTCTTTAA
- a CDS encoding PAS domain S-box protein — MTSNLITVDKNTYESLQEELIELRQRVNPNHLKYSQEQVGLFIEYTPAAIAIFDRQMRYLLVSRRWREDFGLGDENIIGRSHYEVLPDISPEWREIHQRCLAGAIEKCDGDVFWRANAQTEWVKWEINPWYQDSGEIGGIIMFSEVITGHKQAEMALANSERRFQDIAANLPGAIFQFTNRNGVWGVDYISDFIWELAGITAAEMIQDFNQFFARVHPEDCETYITSVEDAVENSTSWHYEGRLIKPNGEIRWWRGDSTPMLNEQGEIIFCGVLMDITEMKQKGAELKKLNEELENRVAERTSAFRHAEARWQRIADNVPGMLFEFRLDLDGTMSFPFVSSGCREILELEPEEIQTDATLAFNYVHPDDLARLQAAIADSAQTLQNFEYEWRTFASFSEYKWIKGVARPERQAESEIIWHGCFIDISERKQAEQKLQEQAQFLQSIWEGVDYGIYVLDVLNNGEEFRYVKFNPGILRTSPIPLESFIGKIMAEALPVEIANIYRDHYRQCVQSGKSIFFEESFSVDDQETWWLLNITPLFNSASRIGQLVVTVTDITERKQAEKDRQMFVSLIENSSDLIGCASLEGECLFINEAGLKLIGVESLEIAQGFNILEYIISEDREDIQQRIMPTVMERGLWQGEYRFRHLQTEEAIPVDFNLFMVKSHETGEPLCLATITRDIRDRKQAEIKLQQQTQNLENTLYELQRTQSQLIHSEKMSSLGNMVAGIAHEINNPVNFIHGNLIPTGEYAQNLLHLVELYQLHFPNPPAAIQAEIAAIDLEFIKEDLTKLLTSMRVGTDRIREIVLSLRNFSRLDEAEFKQVNIHDGLDSTLMILQNRLKPKQNYPEILVIKEYGKVPVVECYPGQLNQVFMNILSNAIDALEEDSTRKQRKIHIITEVINPNTVAIRIADNGRGIPQKILAKLFDPFFTTKDVGKGTGLGLSISYQIIVDKHSGKLSCNSILGEGAEFVVEIPIRQYQ, encoded by the coding sequence ATGACTAGTAATCTCATAACTGTCGATAAAAATACGTATGAATCCCTTCAAGAAGAACTGATAGAACTGCGTCAGCGAGTAAACCCTAATCACCTCAAATATAGCCAAGAGCAAGTGGGTTTGTTTATAGAGTATACACCCGCGGCGATCGCCATATTTGACCGTCAAATGCGATACCTGTTAGTGAGTCGCCGTTGGCGGGAAGATTTCGGCTTAGGCGATGAAAATATTATTGGGCGATCGCATTATGAAGTTCTACCGGATATTTCCCCGGAGTGGCGGGAAATTCATCAACGCTGTTTGGCTGGAGCCATTGAAAAATGTGACGGAGATGTTTTCTGGCGTGCAAATGCTCAAACCGAATGGGTGAAATGGGAGATAAATCCTTGGTACCAAGATTCTGGTGAAATCGGTGGTATTATCATGTTCTCAGAAGTGATTACTGGCCACAAACAAGCAGAAATGGCTCTGGCAAATAGTGAAAGACGCTTCCAAGATATCGCCGCTAATTTGCCTGGGGCTATTTTCCAGTTCACAAACCGTAACGGTGTTTGGGGCGTGGACTATATTAGCGATTTTATCTGGGAGCTTGCAGGTATCACCGCAGCCGAAATGATCCAGGATTTCAATCAGTTTTTTGCTCGTGTACATCCAGAGGATTGTGAAACCTATATTACCTCAGTCGAAGATGCAGTAGAAAATTCTACTTCTTGGCATTATGAGGGACGATTGATTAAACCTAACGGTGAAATCCGTTGGTGGCGTGGAGATTCAACTCCTATGCTGAATGAGCAAGGAGAGATAATTTTCTGCGGAGTGCTAATGGATATTACTGAGATGAAGCAAAAAGGAGCAGAACTCAAAAAACTGAATGAGGAGCTAGAAAATAGGGTTGCAGAGCGAACATCTGCTTTCCGTCACGCTGAAGCAAGGTGGCAACGAATAGCAGACAATGTACCAGGTATGCTTTTTGAATTTCGTCTTGATCTGGATGGCACAATGTCTTTTCCTTTCGTTTCTTCGGGGTGTCGAGAAATTTTGGAACTAGAGCCAGAAGAAATTCAAACAGATGCCACCTTGGCTTTTAACTATGTTCACCCTGACGATTTGGCCCGGTTGCAGGCAGCGATCGCTGATTCTGCCCAAACACTGCAAAACTTTGAATATGAGTGGCGGACTTTCGCATCCTTTAGTGAGTACAAATGGATCAAGGGGGTTGCTCGCCCAGAACGCCAAGCAGAGAGTGAAATCATTTGGCATGGTTGTTTTATTGATATTAGTGAGCGTAAACAAGCAGAACAAAAACTTCAAGAGCAGGCACAGTTTTTGCAAAGCATTTGGGAAGGTGTAGATTATGGCATTTATGTTTTAGACGTTCTCAACAATGGGGAAGAATTTCGTTACGTTAAATTTAATCCAGGTATTTTGAGAACTAGCCCCATACCTTTAGAATCATTTATTGGAAAAATTATGGCTGAGGCACTACCTGTTGAGATAGCGAATATTTATCGTGATCATTATCGGCAATGTGTTCAGTCTGGCAAAAGCATATTCTTTGAAGAGTCTTTTTCTGTGGATGATCAGGAAACTTGGTGGCTCTTGAATATCACACCTCTGTTTAATAGTGCTTCACGAATTGGTCAGCTTGTGGTTACAGTCACCGACATCACAGAACGCAAGCAAGCCGAAAAAGACAGGCAAATGTTTGTTTCATTGATTGAAAATAGCAGTGACTTGATTGGTTGTGCCTCTCTAGAAGGAGAATGCCTGTTCATTAATGAAGCTGGACTCAAGCTCATAGGTGTTGAAAGCTTAGAAATTGCCCAAGGATTCAATATTCTTGAATACATAATTTCTGAAGATAGAGAAGATATACAGCAGCGAATTATGCCTACTGTCATGGAGCGTGGTCTGTGGCAAGGTGAATATCGTTTTCGACATCTGCAAACTGAAGAAGCAATTCCCGTTGATTTTAACCTGTTCATGGTTAAAAGTCATGAAACTGGTGAGCCTTTGTGTTTGGCAACTATTACGCGTGATATTCGCGATCGCAAACAAGCCGAAATCAAATTGCAGCAACAAACTCAAAACCTAGAAAATACCCTATACGAACTGCAACGCACCCAATCTCAACTGATTCACAGCGAGAAAATGTCCTCACTAGGTAATATGGTTGCGGGTATCGCCCATGAAATTAATAATCCAGTCAATTTTATTCATGGTAATCTCATTCCAACAGGTGAATATGCTCAAAACTTGCTGCACTTAGTAGAACTATATCAATTACACTTTCCCAATCCACCCGCAGCAATTCAAGCAGAAATTGCAGCTATTGACTTAGAATTTATCAAAGAAGACTTAACTAAACTGCTTACTTCTATGCGCGTAGGAACCGACAGAATTCGGGAAATTGTATTATCTCTGCGGAATTTCTCGCGTTTAGATGAAGCAGAATTTAAACAGGTGAATATCCACGATGGTCTTGATAGTACTTTGATGATTCTTCAAAACCGCCTGAAACCAAAACAGAATTATCCAGAAATATTAGTCATCAAAGAATATGGTAAAGTCCCTGTAGTTGAATGCTACCCTGGACAACTAAATCAGGTATTTATGAATATTTTAAGTAATGCTATTGATGCTTTGGAAGAAGATTCTACAAGAAAACAAAGAAAAATCCATATTATCACTGAAGTTATCAATCCAAACACGGTAGCAATCCGCATTGCAGATAATGGTCGAGGAATTCCCCAAAAAATCCTGGCAAAATTATTTGATCCTTTCTTTACAACCAAAGATGTGGGTAAAGGTACAGGCTTAGGGCTATCTATTAGTTATCAGATTATAGTAGATAAACATAGTGGAAAATTATCATGTAATTCAATACTTGGTGAAGGTGCAGAATTTGTCGTTGAAATTCCCATTCGACAGTATCAATAA
- a CDS encoding pentapeptide repeat-containing protein has product MFCQQGLAFILGMTVWFLASPAWADWTHPLSFSNAELARRDFSGQSLQAAEFSNANMELANFEDADLRGAVMSASVMTQANLHGADLTNAMVDQVKLTGADLSDAVFKEALLLRSTFTDVNIDSADFTDAILDGVQIKELCNKASGVNSKTGVETRYSLGCR; this is encoded by the coding sequence ATGTTTTGTCAGCAAGGATTAGCATTTATTTTGGGGATGACTGTATGGTTCCTAGCTTCCCCAGCTTGGGCAGATTGGACTCATCCACTGTCATTTAGCAATGCAGAATTAGCCAGACGTGATTTTTCGGGACAAAGTTTACAAGCGGCTGAGTTTTCTAATGCCAATATGGAATTAGCTAACTTTGAAGATGCTGATTTGCGGGGAGCTGTCATGAGTGCGTCGGTAATGACCCAGGCGAATCTGCATGGAGCCGATTTAACTAATGCTATGGTGGATCAGGTAAAGTTGACCGGGGCTGATTTGAGCGATGCTGTTTTCAAAGAAGCTCTTTTGCTACGCTCGACCTTTACGGATGTGAATATAGACAGTGCGGATTTCACAGATGCAATTTTGGACGGAGTACAAATTAAAGAACTGTGCAACAAAGCCAGTGGTGTAAACTCGAAAACTGGTGTAGAAACTCGTTACTCTCTAGGATGTCGATGA
- a CDS encoding 5-(carboxyamino)imidazole ribonucleotide synthase: protein MKRVGIIGGGQLAWMMGDAAKKLGVELVVQTPSSDDPAVAIAQDTVLATVDDAISTKILAKKTDVITFENEFVNLESLSFIEHQGVCFRPSLEALTPLLDKYHQRCYLQSLGLPVPQFFALEQAENLGSQIEHLGFPVVLKSRRHGYDGQGTFIIKDLADLQKQLNLNTTTKALSQSLFLIEEFVPFERELAIIAARSVDGEVVTYPVVETQQEQQVCRRVIAPADITPNQAAEIEAIAHTLLNSLEVVGVFGIELFLTTSGKILVNEIAPRTHNSGHFSLDACETSQFEQHLRAVCGLPLGNPALHCVSAVMVNLLGYEISGSDYQSQRQKLAEIPQAFVHWYGKTESRPGRKLGHVTVLLDHRNRDAISTIANNIESIWYPS from the coding sequence ATGAAGCGTGTTGGTATAATTGGTGGTGGGCAACTGGCCTGGATGATGGGGGATGCAGCTAAAAAATTAGGTGTAGAATTAGTAGTGCAAACTCCTAGTTCAGATGATCCTGCTGTTGCCATCGCCCAGGATACTGTTTTGGCGACTGTTGATGATGCTATATCTACAAAGATATTAGCAAAAAAGACTGATGTGATCACCTTTGAAAATGAATTTGTTAATTTAGAGTCTTTATCTTTTATAGAACATCAGGGTGTTTGCTTTCGACCAAGCTTAGAAGCGTTAACTCCTCTTTTAGATAAATATCATCAGCGTTGCTATTTACAAAGTTTGGGATTACCTGTTCCCCAATTTTTCGCCCTGGAACAAGCAGAAAATCTTGGTTCTCAAATAGAACATTTGGGTTTTCCTGTGGTTTTAAAATCCAGACGGCACGGTTATGATGGTCAAGGTACTTTCATTATTAAAGATTTAGCTGATTTGCAGAAACAGTTGAATTTAAACACTACAACTAAAGCTTTAAGTCAATCTTTATTTTTAATTGAAGAATTTGTCCCCTTTGAACGAGAATTAGCAATAATTGCCGCCCGTTCTGTAGACGGTGAGGTTGTAACTTACCCAGTGGTAGAAACCCAACAAGAACAACAGGTATGTCGGCGAGTCATTGCACCTGCTGATATTACACCGAATCAAGCAGCCGAAATTGAAGCGATCGCTCATACCCTTTTAAATAGCCTGGAAGTAGTGGGAGTTTTTGGCATAGAACTATTTCTCACCACGTCCGGGAAAATTTTGGTAAATGAAATTGCCCCTCGTACCCATAATTCTGGGCATTTCTCCTTAGACGCTTGTGAAACATCTCAGTTTGAACAGCACTTGAGAGCCGTTTGTGGCTTACCTTTGGGAAATCCCGCTTTACATTGTGTTAGTGCTGTCATGGTCAACCTTCTGGGGTATGAAATTTCGGGAAGCGACTACCAAAGCCAGCGCCAAAAATTAGCCGAGATTCCCCAGGCTTTCGTTCACTGGTACGGGAAAACAGAATCACGTCCTGGGCGTAAATTGGGACACGTCACCGTATTACTAGATCATCGAAACCGAGATGCCATCAGTACCATAGCCAATAATATAGAGTCTATCTGGTATCCCAGTTGA
- a CDS encoding pitrilysin family protein, translating into MFPASVLRLDNGLTLIHQEIATTPVVVADVWVRAGVTLEPKPWFGMAHFLEHMIFKGTATLAPGMFDHNIETRGGVSNAATSYDYAHYTLTTAGSYIADTLPHLGELLINAAIPDDEFIRERDVVLEEIRSCNDDPDWIGFQALNQSIYQNHPYGRSVLGTQLELMQQSPDAMRCFHRAHYQPENMTVVVVGGIAQESAWELVNNSFADFAAPLDCPQSEKIVEPVISGIHRQEICLPRLEQARLMMAWVVPGVDQLHTAYGLDLLAVLLSEGRTSRLVRDLREELQLVQGIYSNFSLQRESSLFTITAWLDSENLYQVENLILSHLNDLQTTGISEQELARTRRLICNEYAFSTETPNQLTGLYGYYNTIAQAELAVAYPRHIQSFDTQELQQLAQQFLSTQNYAVTILKSC; encoded by the coding sequence GTGTTTCCAGCTTCGGTTCTCCGACTAGATAATGGTTTAACACTTATCCATCAAGAAATTGCCACTACCCCTGTAGTTGTGGCTGATGTTTGGGTGCGTGCCGGAGTAACCCTTGAGCCAAAACCGTGGTTCGGCATGGCTCATTTTTTAGAACATATGATTTTTAAAGGGACGGCGACCCTAGCCCCTGGAATGTTTGATCACAACATTGAAACCAGAGGCGGTGTGAGTAATGCAGCTACAAGTTATGATTATGCTCATTACACCCTAACTACAGCAGGTTCTTACATCGCAGATACTCTGCCCCACTTGGGAGAACTGCTGATTAATGCCGCAATTCCAGATGATGAATTTATCCGCGAACGGGATGTGGTGCTAGAAGAAATTCGCTCCTGCAATGATGATCCTGATTGGATAGGATTCCAAGCCCTGAATCAAAGCATCTACCAAAACCATCCTTACGGGCGTTCGGTACTAGGTACTCAGCTAGAATTAATGCAACAGTCACCAGATGCCATGCGTTGTTTTCATCGCGCCCACTACCAACCGGAAAACATGACAGTGGTGGTTGTGGGGGGAATTGCTCAAGAATCAGCCTGGGAACTTGTAAATAACTCATTTGCTGATTTCGCTGCACCATTAGACTGTCCGCAGTCGGAAAAAATAGTAGAGCCAGTTATTAGTGGAATTCATCGCCAAGAAATTTGTTTACCACGTCTAGAACAAGCACGCTTAATGATGGCGTGGGTTGTACCAGGGGTAGACCAACTACATACTGCCTATGGTTTAGATTTGTTGGCGGTGTTATTGTCAGAAGGGCGAACTTCCCGACTAGTGCGTGATTTGCGGGAAGAATTGCAATTAGTACAGGGAATTTATAGTAATTTTTCTCTACAACGAGAATCGAGTTTATTTACAATTACTGCTTGGTTGGATTCAGAAAATCTATATCAAGTCGAAAATTTAATTCTCAGTCATTTAAATGATTTGCAAACCACAGGCATTAGTGAGCAGGAACTTGCTCGTACACGTAGACTGATTTGCAATGAGTATGCTTTTTCTACAGAAACCCCAAATCAGTTAACAGGGCTTTATGGATACTACAATACTATTGCCCAAGCTGAATTAGCAGTAGCATATCCTCGGCATATTCAATCGTTTGATACCCAAGAACTGCAACAATTAGCTCAACAGTTCCTTTCAACGCAGAATTATGCGGTTACTATACTTAAATCTTGTTAA